One part of the Leptolyngbya sp. FACHB-261 genome encodes these proteins:
- the glp gene encoding gephyrin-like molybdotransferase Glp → MLSVAQAEALVLELVRPPDPNSAAAIETVPLEAALGRVLALPVQANLDFPHWDNSSMDGYAVRYADIKGSSDERPVQLALVEEIPAGTAPQKTVGPGQTARILTGSMLPSGADTVVMQENTQRQGDQVSILKPAQLGQNIRKQAAFYRAGARLLEAGTELAGPELAALAAARCTPVSVYRRLRVAVFSTGDELVALQELPQEQPLLPGQIIDSNYLGLVALVQQLGAEPLSLGIVRDDPTALKTTMLQALASADVVISSGGVSVGDYDYVDQMLTDLGATLHIRAVAIKPGKPLTVATVERPEGRKLYFGLPGNPVSSMVSFWRFVQPALRKLSGRLGPWQPQFVQAIATTQLKAAGQRESYLWGKLSPNQGNLQFAPLGSSHNSGDLISLAGANALAVLSVGQTVEAGEPVSVMLLREW, encoded by the coding sequence ATGCTGAGTGTTGCCCAAGCCGAAGCGCTTGTACTAGAGCTGGTCCGTCCCCCCGACCCCAATTCTGCCGCTGCCATAGAGACCGTGCCTCTAGAAGCCGCTCTGGGTCGCGTCCTGGCCCTGCCAGTCCAGGCAAACCTGGACTTTCCTCATTGGGATAATTCCTCAATGGATGGTTATGCAGTTCGCTACGCGGACATTAAAGGTAGCAGTGACGAGCGGCCTGTTCAATTGGCTCTGGTCGAAGAGATTCCAGCAGGGACGGCACCTCAGAAAACAGTTGGGCCGGGACAAACAGCCCGCATTCTTACGGGCTCCATGTTGCCCTCAGGTGCCGATACCGTTGTGATGCAGGAGAATACTCAGCGTCAGGGCGATCAGGTTTCTATTCTCAAGCCAGCTCAGTTGGGTCAGAACATCCGTAAGCAGGCTGCCTTTTATCGGGCAGGCGCTCGCTTGCTTGAAGCAGGGACTGAATTGGCAGGCCCTGAACTCGCGGCTCTAGCAGCAGCTCGCTGTACGCCAGTTTCGGTCTATCGGCGGCTGCGAGTTGCCGTGTTTTCCACTGGCGACGAGCTAGTCGCGTTGCAAGAGCTACCGCAAGAGCAACCACTGCTTCCAGGGCAGATCATCGACTCAAATTACCTGGGCTTAGTCGCCTTGGTGCAGCAGTTGGGGGCAGAGCCTCTGTCTCTCGGTATCGTGCGCGACGATCCCACCGCCCTGAAGACCACCATGCTCCAGGCGCTAGCTAGCGCAGATGTTGTAATTTCCTCCGGGGGTGTCTCAGTCGGGGATTACGACTACGTCGACCAAATGCTTACAGATTTAGGGGCAACTCTGCACATTCGGGCCGTTGCGATCAAGCCCGGTAAGCCACTGACCGTCGCCACTGTGGAGCGTCCAGAGGGCCGCAAATTGTACTTTGGCCTGCCAGGCAATCCTGTCTCCTCCATGGTCAGTTTTTGGCGGTTTGTGCAGCCAGCTTTGCGAAAGCTCTCAGGGCGCCTCGGTCCCTGGCAACCACAGTTTGTGCAGGCTATAGCCACCACTCAACTCAAAGCTGCTGGGCAGCGCGAATCCTATCTTTGGGGCAAGCTAAGCCCAAACCAGGGGAACTTGCAGTTTGCGCCCCTTGGTAGCAGCCATAACTCCGGCGACTTGATTAGCTTGGCTGGCGCAAACGCGCTGGCGGTGTTGTCTGTGGGGCAGACGGTTGAGGCGGGCGAACCGGTGTCGGTGATGTTGCTGCGGGAGTGGTAG
- a CDS encoding RDD family protein, with protein MRSESASSGRKRPPIAELWTRGIALAIDFVLCWLGSSIVSFGTVQFVIFAILWFGLRVALVARNQGQSPGHWAMSLKTLEQRTGRVPGLLELSKREGISLLGAWGLLAALVNPTALFLLALLPLADLGFAVNDTDRRQALHDRLGQTLVVNSRRGLSLDRKIRLWVAQVSTRVKQ; from the coding sequence ATGCGTTCAGAATCAGCATCCTCTGGTCGCAAGCGGCCCCCCATCGCTGAACTTTGGACCCGAGGTATTGCCCTGGCTATTGATTTTGTTTTGTGCTGGTTGGGCAGCAGCATAGTCTCGTTTGGCACAGTCCAGTTTGTAATCTTTGCAATTCTGTGGTTTGGTCTGCGGGTTGCTCTGGTAGCTCGTAATCAGGGACAAAGCCCCGGCCATTGGGCGATGAGCCTCAAAACCTTGGAGCAACGCACAGGCAGAGTGCCTGGTCTATTGGAGCTGAGCAAGCGGGAAGGAATTTCCCTACTGGGCGCTTGGGGGCTCTTAGCGGCACTGGTCAACCCAACAGCGCTGTTTCTCCTAGCGTTACTGCCTCTCGCCGACCTTGGTTTTGCGGTCAATGACACCGACCGACGTCAAGCTCTCCATGACCGCCTTGGTCAGACCCTGGTCGTGAATAGTCGTCGCGGCCTTTCACTAGACCGTAAAATTCGCCTGTGGGTTGCTCAAGTGAGTACGCGTGTGAAACAATAG
- a CDS encoding ribonuclease catalytic domain-containing protein, whose translation MEKGTLVEFRDGRDYRLGVVERPEGKKHWQVLDEVGQAHILHPRQIAYTVTGQPYTHREIAAFKQTVQPYLDPESLEVAWEFLMEEGRSTPIGSAEMAQILFTEQSPPTCYAAHRLLTDDRLYFKQKGDLYEPRSGSQVAELKHQLEVETQRAQEWLGFVERVQQQLSGVTVEWSSAARLRIEALERYATWGEEASDRLVAHEVLNAVQYPSTEQGAFTLLVNLGLWSVHENLSIRKAQLPTRFSAEVLRLTQEYLAQPIADPDAESRLDLTHLKTYTIDDESTREIDDGLSVETLADGRQRLWIHIADPTRWIQLGDGLEREARRRATSVYLPTGSLPMFPIELAAGPMSLVQGRACEALSFGVDLSVDGAIESYRICASRVQPTYRLTYSDVDEMLQLGISAEPEIAILNHWATVRYNWRRAQGAIPITLPETVIKVSGRPNAEPDVNLEVLEDSVSRQLVAEMMILAGEVGARFAQDHQIPVPFRSQAQPELPPDEVLLQLPPGPVREFAICRCMTRSEVGTVPYRHAGLGLAAYTQVTSPIRRYSDLVAHFQLKAYLRGETLPFTTDELKQVIASVDVATYDATQVERQTNRYWELEFLRRQKNETWQALMLVWLREHEGLALILLEDLGLKLPMRMQRNIALGEMLSVQVSDVDPRRDLIQFREVQRQDLMPQEQLV comes from the coding sequence GTGGAGAAAGGGACACTCGTCGAGTTTCGGGACGGGCGCGACTACCGCCTGGGCGTTGTCGAGCGTCCAGAGGGTAAGAAGCACTGGCAAGTTTTGGATGAAGTGGGACAGGCACATATCCTGCACCCTCGTCAGATTGCTTATACCGTCACGGGTCAGCCATATACTCATCGGGAAATTGCTGCCTTTAAGCAGACAGTCCAGCCCTACCTCGATCCAGAAAGCCTGGAGGTGGCCTGGGAATTTCTGATGGAGGAAGGCCGCTCGACGCCCATTGGCTCGGCTGAAATGGCGCAAATTCTTTTTACAGAGCAGAGCCCGCCCACCTGCTACGCTGCTCATCGGCTGTTAACTGACGACCGACTATACTTTAAGCAGAAGGGGGATCTCTATGAACCCCGCTCTGGTAGTCAGGTCGCTGAACTGAAGCACCAGCTAGAAGTAGAAACCCAGCGAGCTCAGGAATGGCTGGGTTTCGTTGAGCGTGTGCAGCAGCAGCTAAGCGGTGTGACAGTAGAGTGGTCGTCAGCCGCTCGGCTACGGATTGAGGCTCTAGAGCGCTACGCGACTTGGGGTGAAGAAGCCTCAGACCGGTTAGTAGCTCATGAAGTTCTCAATGCCGTTCAGTATCCCAGCACTGAGCAGGGTGCCTTCACCCTACTTGTCAATCTAGGCTTGTGGAGTGTTCACGAGAACTTATCTATTCGAAAGGCTCAATTGCCGACGCGCTTTAGTGCGGAGGTTCTGCGCTTGACTCAAGAATATCTTGCTCAACCCATTGCTGACCCTGATGCCGAGAGTCGGCTAGACCTAACTCATCTCAAAACCTACACAATCGACGATGAGAGCACACGCGAAATCGATGATGGCCTCAGCGTTGAGACCTTAGCAGATGGTCGCCAGCGGCTTTGGATTCACATTGCTGACCCAACTCGCTGGATTCAGTTAGGCGATGGTTTGGAGCGGGAAGCCCGTCGTCGTGCCACCAGCGTTTACTTACCGACGGGTAGCCTGCCTATGTTTCCAATCGAATTGGCGGCAGGACCCATGAGCTTGGTTCAGGGCAGGGCCTGTGAAGCGCTCAGCTTTGGCGTGGACCTGTCGGTTGATGGCGCAATCGAGTCATATCGTATTTGCGCGAGTCGTGTGCAGCCTACCTATCGACTCACCTATAGCGACGTTGACGAAATGTTGCAGTTAGGAATTAGTGCTGAGCCCGAGATTGCGATTCTCAACCATTGGGCCACCGTTCGCTACAATTGGCGGCGGGCTCAAGGCGCAATCCCTATCACTCTGCCAGAGACGGTCATCAAGGTGAGTGGCAGACCCAACGCTGAGCCAGACGTCAACCTTGAAGTTTTGGAAGACTCTGTTTCCCGCCAGCTGGTTGCTGAAATGATGATCCTGGCAGGCGAAGTTGGTGCTCGCTTTGCCCAAGACCACCAGATACCGGTGCCCTTCCGCTCACAGGCTCAGCCTGAACTGCCTCCTGATGAAGTGCTGTTGCAACTGCCGCCAGGACCAGTCCGCGAGTTTGCGATTTGCCGTTGTATGACTCGGAGCGAGGTGGGAACTGTTCCCTATCGCCACGCGGGTCTTGGCTTAGCAGCTTATACCCAAGTCACTTCCCCAATTCGCCGCTATAGCGATTTGGTCGCCCATTTTCAGCTCAAGGCCTATCTACGCGGTGAGACTCTGCCCTTCACCACCGATGAGCTTAAGCAGGTGATCGCCTCCGTTGACGTCGCAACCTATGATGCAACCCAGGTTGAGCGGCAGACCAATCGCTACTGGGAATTGGAGTTTTTACGTCGCCAGAAAAATGAGACTTGGCAAGCACTAATGCTGGTCTGGCTGCGCGAGCACGAAGGCCTAGCCCTGATTTTGCTAGAAGATTTAGGACTAAAGCTGCCTATGCGCATGCAGCGAAATATTGCTCTGGGCGAGATGCTGAGTGTCCAGGTGAGCGACGTTGATCCGCGGCGCGACCTGATCCAGTTCCGAGAGGTGCAACGCCAGGACTTAATGCCTCAAGAGCAACTCGTCTAA
- the rpmG gene encoding 50S ribosomal protein L33, whose amino-acid sequence MAKGVRLIITLECTECRTNTDKRSPGVSRYTTTKNRRNTTARLELKKFCRHCNRHTPHKEIK is encoded by the coding sequence ATGGCCAAGGGCGTCCGTCTGATCATCACCCTCGAATGTACCGAGTGCCGGACCAACACTGACAAGAGGTCCCCTGGCGTCTCGCGCTACACCACGACCAAGAACCGTCGTAATACCACTGCTCGTTTAGAACTGAAAAAGTTCTGTCGTCACTGCAACCGCCACACCCCCCACAAGGAGATCAAGTAA
- a CDS encoding PD40 domain-containing protein — protein sequence MNSPTSLSRAFGLTASLLSLLSSIPLSLGVAAPTAQAQAARVEPGINVVQSYFAAAATGNYAMALTRMVPLLRTPSSTEALQSLRVERLVEVRPYQQERWTPDWQQYAVTLDLRTGEEVQALGANIRYLSLVRSAIGGRWLIGGVGPTPSTSPPGTDTQVAVVSRPRRVALQSSSFVWQSRAAVTYVGLDDRDPVLRQTPVIAAANPDQNTLAQKQLSEAEAALEQAGSLLKLQPGDLIRGMSLSKDGQRLVLALQRAGQTGGLWLADLAQGTLQPLVRPTDGRILITDPVWGPDEQSVLFTQHQPPGKDGTALPPQLQVLSLTTANAQPYVLTQGEAAAWSPDGRQLAFTRTGSRTDVATPTGALGAPGHIWVAKVQVSGALDSRRYQLETPTELTTGHQPAWSPDGRYLVVSDVRNDSRPFRSGVVRHRVQELWQVEVANGQRTQLTNHSFTESDWQQAFQRADNLGPGQVYALRNTPDDAWPQWSPDGRSIAFLREDLRQRCLSLWVLTTPSNPATTPAATSPTPVRPPQPSAPQTTPPARLRQPS from the coding sequence ATGAACTCACCTACCTCACTGTCTAGAGCATTCGGTTTAACCGCCAGCCTGCTAAGCCTGTTGAGTTCGATCCCCCTCTCTCTAGGGGTGGCAGCACCGACTGCTCAGGCTCAGGCAGCACGGGTCGAGCCCGGAATCAATGTAGTTCAGTCTTACTTTGCCGCCGCAGCAACGGGAAACTATGCGATGGCCCTAACCCGCATGGTGCCCTTGCTCCGCACACCGAGCTCGACCGAGGCGCTTCAATCTCTCCGCGTCGAGCGTCTAGTGGAAGTTCGTCCCTATCAGCAAGAGCGCTGGACCCCAGATTGGCAACAGTACGCTGTCACCTTGGATTTGCGTACTGGAGAAGAAGTTCAGGCCTTAGGTGCCAACATCCGCTACTTGTCCCTAGTCCGGTCCGCAATCGGGGGACGCTGGCTCATTGGTGGTGTTGGCCCAACGCCCAGCACCTCGCCACCCGGTACCGATACTCAAGTGGCTGTGGTCAGCCGACCTCGTCGGGTCGCGCTCCAGTCCTCTAGCTTTGTATGGCAATCTCGCGCGGCAGTAACCTATGTCGGTCTAGATGACCGAGATCCGGTTCTAAGACAAACTCCGGTCATCGCTGCTGCTAACCCCGACCAGAACACACTCGCCCAGAAGCAGTTGTCGGAAGCTGAAGCTGCTCTTGAGCAAGCAGGCTCACTACTCAAGCTACAACCGGGCGATTTGATCCGAGGCATGAGCCTGTCCAAAGATGGTCAGCGCTTGGTGTTGGCTTTACAACGGGCGGGACAAACGGGCGGTTTGTGGCTGGCGGATCTAGCTCAGGGAACGCTGCAGCCGTTGGTCAGACCTACTGATGGCCGCATCCTGATCACTGACCCTGTGTGGGGACCCGACGAGCAAAGTGTGCTGTTTACCCAGCACCAACCCCCAGGCAAGGATGGGACTGCCCTCCCGCCTCAGCTCCAGGTTCTGTCCTTGACCACTGCCAATGCTCAACCCTATGTTCTGACCCAGGGCGAGGCCGCCGCTTGGAGTCCAGATGGTCGCCAGCTTGCCTTTACGCGGACGGGTAGCCGAACTGACGTTGCCACTCCTACGGGGGCCCTAGGAGCGCCAGGACATATTTGGGTCGCTAAGGTTCAAGTGTCAGGCGCGCTCGACAGCCGCCGCTACCAACTAGAAACTCCAACTGAACTGACAACTGGCCATCAGCCAGCTTGGTCGCCAGATGGTCGTTACTTGGTGGTGTCAGATGTCCGCAATGACAGTCGCCCTTTTCGGTCTGGGGTCGTGCGACACCGAGTTCAAGAACTGTGGCAGGTCGAAGTGGCTAATGGTCAACGCACCCAGCTAACCAACCACAGTTTTACTGAGAGCGACTGGCAGCAGGCATTTCAGCGTGCAGATAACCTCGGTCCTGGCCAAGTCTATGCCCTGCGTAATACTCCTGATGATGCTTGGCCTCAATGGTCCCCAGACGGTCGCAGTATTGCCTTTTTACGGGAAGACCTACGCCAGCGTTGCCTGAGCCTTTGGGTGCTGACAACTCCTAGCAATCCTGCTACCACTCCCGCAGCAACATCACCGACACCGGTTCGCCCGCCTCAACCGTCTGCCCCACAGACAACACCGCCAGCGCGTTTGCGCCAGCCAAGCTAA
- a CDS encoding DUF6930 domain-containing protein, translated as MSVLNRATQRRLQRLKQISAIWEGDQRPLPSQVALGGAEEGLQCVLWVDVAQSAVRAMDMVELGAGPEVVVRTLLRAIETPQSPALPARPKRLLVRNRELQFFLRGVLQDLGITVDYAPELPFIDEIFDGLAQQSSASTPTLPPAAAQPLFNLAEQLWRRAPWEFLWDHEVISVEIQSWDTEPLYATVMGRLGMERGVIFYRSRDSLLRFRQQIVDQEDDDHDTEAVFLSQDCLFLLFDQVDEVEEADISFAKASGWQISEVYPVFGSLHPLEGGRPFLYDEEASVLQVALTALTRFLKQHTRQLETGDFPKLQSQCRIPSPVWREPGPNGPQLVERELRQAGELVTVAVETLPNLADSLVNLSEPDLESEMLVLREDLLPEDALIKLDTLPRILVESLRQDRPVDSGTASNPVIEGDQLPVLLVQTSRPKALDLITQIKEAGGLKAIAFNPGESLLGDVYELGVIQTNDGNLHLFGEFENQDRSYTKAKRRWEKTCQKTSGYCGLVVAMGATGQSRGNPQPRHLLAFFDAQALPATELGLGVLQALPWVEPE; from the coding sequence ATGAGCGTACTCAATCGAGCCACCCAGCGGCGTCTTCAGCGGCTTAAGCAGATCTCTGCAATCTGGGAAGGGGATCAACGGCCTCTGCCTTCCCAGGTTGCACTGGGCGGAGCTGAGGAAGGGCTGCAATGCGTGCTGTGGGTAGATGTAGCCCAAAGTGCTGTGCGAGCTATGGATATGGTCGAGCTCGGTGCTGGACCCGAAGTCGTAGTCCGCACGCTCCTGAGAGCAATTGAAACGCCTCAGAGCCCAGCCTTACCAGCTCGCCCAAAACGGCTGCTGGTCCGCAACCGCGAACTACAATTCTTTCTGCGAGGGGTGCTCCAGGATCTGGGCATCACGGTTGACTATGCACCAGAGCTGCCTTTCATTGACGAGATTTTTGATGGTTTAGCGCAGCAGAGTAGTGCATCAACCCCAACTTTGCCGCCCGCAGCCGCCCAACCCCTATTCAACTTGGCTGAGCAACTTTGGCGGCGAGCTCCTTGGGAATTTCTGTGGGACCACGAGGTGATCAGCGTAGAAATTCAGTCCTGGGATACTGAACCTCTCTACGCCACAGTAATGGGACGACTAGGGATGGAGCGCGGGGTAATCTTCTACCGCTCTCGTGACTCTCTATTGCGCTTCCGACAGCAGATTGTTGACCAAGAGGACGATGATCACGATACCGAGGCGGTGTTTTTAAGCCAAGACTGCCTATTTCTACTCTTTGACCAGGTAGATGAGGTTGAGGAAGCTGATATTAGCTTCGCCAAAGCTTCCGGTTGGCAAATCTCTGAGGTTTATCCAGTTTTTGGTAGCCTGCATCCGCTTGAGGGGGGTCGGCCTTTTCTTTACGACGAAGAGGCGTCGGTACTGCAGGTTGCTCTGACTGCCTTGACTCGTTTTCTCAAGCAGCATACTCGCCAGCTAGAGACAGGAGACTTCCCAAAGCTGCAAAGCCAGTGTCGAATTCCGTCCCCTGTCTGGCGCGAGCCGGGACCCAATGGTCCTCAGCTTGTGGAGAGGGAGCTTAGACAGGCGGGTGAGCTGGTTACTGTAGCGGTCGAAACCCTGCCCAACTTGGCAGACAGCCTGGTGAACCTATCAGAACCGGATCTAGAAAGCGAGATGCTAGTGCTGCGGGAGGACTTACTCCCCGAAGATGCACTGATTAAGCTGGACACACTGCCCCGCATCCTGGTAGAGAGCCTACGACAAGATAGGCCTGTGGATTCAGGCACTGCCTCAAACCCGGTGATTGAGGGTGATCAATTACCAGTGCTGCTGGTTCAGACGTCTCGCCCCAAAGCTCTAGACCTAATCACTCAGATTAAAGAGGCTGGAGGACTGAAGGCAATCGCCTTTAACCCAGGTGAGTCTCTACTGGGTGATGTCTATGAGTTGGGGGTCATTCAAACCAACGACGGCAACTTGCACCTGTTCGGAGAGTTCGAGAATCAGGACCGAAGCTACACAAAAGCCAAGCGCCGGTGGGAGAAAACCTGTCAAAAAACCAGCGGTTACTGTGGCTTAGTTGTTGCCATGGGAGCAACAGGCCAGTCACGAGGCAATCCCCAACCCCGTCATCTGCTGGCTTTTTTTGATGCGCAAGCTCTGCCCGCAACAGAATTGGGACTAGGAGTTCTGCAGGCGCTTCCCTGGGTGGAGCCGGAATAA
- a CDS encoding DUF3134 domain-containing protein — MSTLNNPSLREEPRRQRAEVIPSNRDSSILDWLEKSGRLMAREPDERSLAGADYRDDEEELNDLMAGDDGGYLDDDSDDADLED; from the coding sequence ATGAGCACGCTAAACAATCCTTCCCTACGCGAAGAACCCCGTCGCCAACGAGCTGAGGTGATTCCCTCTAACCGGGACTCCTCGATCTTGGACTGGCTAGAGAAATCAGGGCGGTTGATGGCCCGCGAACCAGACGAGCGAAGCTTGGCTGGTGCTGATTATCGCGACGATGAAGAGGAACTGAACGACCTGATGGCAGGCGACGATGGTGGTTACCTTGATGACGATTCGGATGACGCTGATCTAGAGGACTAA
- the rpsR gene encoding 30S ribosomal protein S18, with amino-acid sequence MAYYRKRVSPLKPDEPIDYKDVDLLRKFITERGKILPRRITGLTAKQQRDLTQSIKRARIIALLPFVNKEG; translated from the coding sequence ATGGCCTACTATCGCAAGCGTGTTTCTCCTCTCAAGCCAGACGAGCCTATTGATTACAAGGACGTCGATCTCCTACGTAAATTCATCACGGAGCGAGGCAAAATTCTGCCCCGTCGCATTACTGGCCTGACCGCCAAGCAGCAGCGTGACCTAACGCAATCGATCAAGCGTGCCCGGATCATTGCTTTGCTGCCCTTCGTTAATAAGGAAGGCTAG